GCCAAAACTGGTTTGCTCAAAACCAAGATGCTCGCCTTTCTCGTATCGAATTCAATGCTGGCAACCGCAAACCATTTGTGGCTGTAAAAGCCGACAAAATAGCAGGTGCTGTACCATTGAAAGTAAACTTCTCGTCGGCGGGAACAAAAGATTATGATGGCGATTCATTCAAATACGAATGGACATTTGCCAAAGGTGCCGCCAAAAGCACTTTGGCTAACCCTAGCTTTACTTTTACAAAAGCTGGTATTTATAACGTTACGCTGAAGGTAAAAGATATTGCGGGTAATGTATCGGAAGCTTCTGTAGAAATTAAAGTAGGAAACGATATTCCGAAAGTAGCTTTAAATATCAAAGGCAATAAGTCTTTCTTCTGGAACGACGAGAAAATTGCTTATGAAGTAAAAGTAAACGACAAAGAAGATGGCTCGTTGGACAACAAAAAAATCAAAGAAGAAGACGTACATGTCAATATCGACTATTTGGAGGGCTTTGACAAAACTGTAATAGCACAAGGTCATCAACAAAACATGAGTGTTTTGGCGGGCAAGCGTTTAATCGAATTATCAGACTGTAAGGCTTGCCACTCTGTCGATAAAAAATCTATTGGCCCTGCATACAAAGAAGTAGCAAAAAAATACAAAGGCGTAGGCCGTATCGAAAGCAAACTTTCTGACAAAATCATCAAAGGTGGTGGCGGTGTTTGGGGCGAGCAAGCGATGGCTGCTCACCCACAAGTAAGTAAAGCCGATGCTACCGAAATGGTAAAATATATTTTGTCGCTGGCCGATGAAAGCAAAGCCAGCAAACCTGTAAAAGGCGAATACCTTACCAAAGATACAGGCAAAGCAGGTACATATATTTTCTCGGCAAGCTACACCGACCGTGGTGCTGGCAATATTGGCTCTCAGAATGGTACAAAAACACTATCATTGAGAAGTGCCAAGTTTAAGGCTCATACCTACGATTCGCAAAAAGAAACCATGAAAGTAAAAATAGATGGTATCGGCGAAATCGTAGCAGCCCTAGCCGACAAAGGTTATATTGCTTTTGAAAATATTGATTTTACAGGTATTTCAGGATTTGACTTAGCAGCATTTGCCTCAGACGAGCGTACTGTTGGAGGAAAAGTTGAATTACACTTAGACTCTCCTACTGGCCCAGCAATCAGTTCGGCCGATGTTGTAAAAGGCAGTACCAATCCCATAACACTATCAACACAAGGCATTACAGGTACACATCAGTTATACTTTGTATTTGTAAATCCAGAAGCAAAAGGCAAAGCTTTATTTGCCGTTTCAGATATTACAGCTATTAAAAGCAAATAGCGATTAATGTTTTGAAAAGTAAAAAAACCTCTCCAGATTGTTTAAATTTGGAGAGGTTTTCTTTTTAATCCATATTTTCAGACCTTTTTCGGTATGTTCAATATTCTTTCTCAGCCTTACCCTCATGCACAATCAGCCCGCAAAAATATTACCTTGGCCATTGGTACTGGTCTATTTGTAGCCCTTTTTCTCACCTACTTTCAGCCATTTGGTTCTAACAACTGGCAAGACCCCAATAAGCTTTGGTTGCTGAGTGGCTTTGGGTTAGTTACTACCACACTCATGTTACTCAACTCATTCCTTGTTCCCAAAGCTCTGCCCAATGCTTTTGTTGAGCAATCATGGACAATGCTCAAGGAAATCACATTTGTTGCTTATCATATTCTCAGCATAGCCATTGGTAATGTACTTTATGCTCAGCTAACGGGCCTGATGGATCCCCAAATCAGAGGGGCATTTTCAATGATTATTTATACATTTACACTAGGTATTATTCCTACCATTGTAATAATCTTAATCAACTACATTTATCATCTCAAGCTATATGCTATAGAAAAGCACAATATTCCTAGCAATACCATAAAGCTATCAGACCACAATTTATTAATCACACTTACCTCCGAAAACGAAAAAGACCATATTTCTTTTTTAGAACAAGACCTATGCTATATCGAATCAAGCGATAATTATTGTACCGTTTATTTTTTGAAAGAAAATAAGCTTTATAAAGAAATTTTAAGAAGTAGCTTGAGTAGACTAGAGAGTATTTTACCACAAAATACCAACTATGTACGTTGTCATCGTTCGTTTGTTGTGAATTTAGGAAAAATAGAAGCAGTATCGGGCAATGCCCAAGGCTATAAGTTTCATCTCTATAACCAAAGCCTTACCGTACCAGTATCCCGCAAATATGCTTCCATTGTAGAGCCGTTTAAGTAATAGAGACAAGGCACAAAGAACCGAATTTGGTAGTACTTTGTGCCCATAACAACCAGCCTAAACAACAGGCTTGGTATAAGTATAATCTAAAGGATTGGCATATTTAAACTGATAGCCAGTTTTGTCAATCAGTTTTTGGACATCTACAATTTTGAAAGGAACTGGTGCCATTGGCTCGGTGAATGTCGGCTTGTCGTATCCCAAATCTTCACAATTCTTCAAATAAATATCTTTTCGAATA
The DNA window shown above is from Flectobacillus major DSM 103 and carries:
- a CDS encoding LytR/AlgR family response regulator transcription factor; protein product: MFNILSQPYPHAQSARKNITLAIGTGLFVALFLTYFQPFGSNNWQDPNKLWLLSGFGLVTTTLMLLNSFLVPKALPNAFVEQSWTMLKEITFVAYHILSIAIGNVLYAQLTGLMDPQIRGAFSMIIYTFTLGIIPTIVIILINYIYHLKLYAIEKHNIPSNTIKLSDHNLLITLTSENEKDHISFLEQDLCYIESSDNYCTVYFLKENKLYKEILRSSLSRLESILPQNTNYVRCHRSFVVNLGKIEAVSGNAQGYKFHLYNQSLTVPVSRKYASIVEPFK